GATTTATAGCTATAATATTTTGATAAACAGCATAATTAACATCGGGGATTGCTATTGAGTTTTCTTTTTTTGAAATCTCTATATCCTCAAAATACCGTACCGCATCATAAGCAATATATCCAAAAATACCGTTATTTATAAATTTGAATTCTTCTTCAGAATTTACTTTAAAGCGTTTCGTGAATTGGTTAATTTCTTCAGAAACATCAGAGCTTTCGGTTATTGGATTTGAAGTTTGACTTCCATCAGGAAACGTTTGAAAAATAGTTTCGTTTTCAACTTTAATAGTAGCAATGGGATTAAAACAGATATATGAAAAACTGTTATCATTCGCATGATAATCGCTACTTTCAAGCAATATACTGTTTGGGTATTTGTCTCTTATTTTCAAATAAATACTAACAGGCGTAATCGTATCTGCAAGAATTTTTTTGTAGTGCGTGTATAAATTAAATTTGTCCATTTAAATGTCTTTGTCATTTCCGCAAAGGCGGAAATCTTTTTTTTATTCTACTTTAATATTAAAAAAATAACTTAAATCGTTCCAATCTGGGTTAAAATCATTTATCAAATTGATTTTCCACGATCTATTCCATTTTTTTATTTGTTTTTCTCTTTTGATGGCTTCGTTTGGGGAATCAAATTTTTCATAATAAACTAAAATATCTAAATTGTATTTGTTAGTAAATCCTTTGCTGTATTTTTTCTTGTGTTGATTTATTCTTTGATTAATATTTCCCGACATTCCAATATAAATCACGCCGTTTTTCTTATTTGTCATGATGTAAATATAATATACATTTTCATTAAACATCTTTACTTCATTTTAAGATTTCCGTCTTCGCGGAAATGACAAAATACCTTACAAAAAAGGCTTGTCGTGAACGACAAGCCTTTTGAATATTTTAAGTTTTAAATATACTAGGGTTTTATTTCACGAAACGTAAGTTTAGAAAAGACCACCACCAAGTATTGTTTAAAATTGATTTCAATTTTTTTTGTTTTTTGTTTTAACGAGTTCAAATATAGAAATGAAAATATAATTACACAATATTTCAAGTTAATTTTTGCATAAAATAATGTTAAACGGTCTAATAACCTTGAAGTATTAATTATTTTTATACCTAAATTGATATTTTATTAAACCAATTAATCGTTTAAGAGTCTAATAAAATAAAACATGAAACATCCATGGCAAAATTTTACATCCCAAAGGAATCATTATCCAGGATGTTCCATGTGATAATTGAACAACATAGATAAAAACATGAAATTTAAAGTACTACTTATCACACTACTTGTTTTTGTAAGCTGTAATAATAAAGAGAAAAAAACAGATACTGCTATTAATAATAGCACTATTGAAAAGCAAAGTGAAGCTAATTTAGATTTAGAAGTATACGATTTTAATGGTTTTGAAAAGTTTCTTAATAAAAAGGACGATAAGATTCACGTTATAAATTTTTGGGCAACCTGGTGCGCACCTTGTGTAAAAGAGTTGCCATATTTCGAAAAATTACAAGCAGAATATGCTAATAAAAATGTTGAAGTGTTGTTGGTGAGTTTGGATTTTCCACATTTATATGATTCGAAGTTGAAACCTTTTATAAAGAATAAAAAACTAAAATCGAAAGTAATTGCATTAGACGATGTAGATATGAATACTTGGATACCTAAAGTAGATGAAACATGGTCTGGTTCTATACCAGCTACGATAATTTATAAAAATAATGAACGTAAGTTTTTTGAGCAATCTTTTAGCTTCGAAGCATTAGAAACAGAAGTCAAACAATTTTTAAAATAGAAATACAATGAACAAGACTATTAAATTAATTTCCGCAGCTGTTATTGTACTATGCATTAGTG
This genomic window from Mariniflexile sp. TRM1-10 contains:
- a CDS encoding TlpA family protein disulfide reductase — its product is MKFKVLLITLLVFVSCNNKEKKTDTAINNSTIEKQSEANLDLEVYDFNGFEKFLNKKDDKIHVINFWATWCAPCVKELPYFEKLQAEYANKNVEVLLVSLDFPHLYDSKLKPFIKNKKLKSKVIALDDVDMNTWIPKVDETWSGSIPATIIYKNNERKFFEQSFSFEALETEVKQFLK
- a CDS encoding GIY-YIG nuclease family protein, which codes for MFNENVYYIYIMTNKKNGVIYIGMSGNINQRINQHKKKYSKGFTNKYNLDILVYYEKFDSPNEAIKREKQIKKWNRSWKINLINDFNPDWNDLSYFFNIKVE